The following coding sequences are from one Candidatus Hydrogenedentota bacterium window:
- a CDS encoding 3-phosphoshikimate 1-carboxyvinyltransferase, whose amino-acid sequence MQFIIQKSALQGAVHIPGSKSHTIRAVAIAALAPGESVIRHPLDSADAHAARRAYRMFGAEIEEAEGEWRVRGIAGSPKLPEDCVNVENSGTTMRMALGTAALLRGPGMTVLTGDAQVRRRPCGPLAAA is encoded by the coding sequence ATGCAGTTCATTATCCAAAAATCAGCCCTGCAAGGGGCGGTGCATATTCCCGGCTCAAAATCCCACACCATCCGCGCGGTCGCCATTGCGGCGCTTGCGCCCGGGGAGAGTGTCATCAGGCACCCCCTGGACTCCGCCGACGCCCATGCGGCGCGGCGCGCCTACCGGATGTTCGGCGCGGAGATTGAGGAGGCGGAGGGCGAATGGCGGGTGCGCGGCATCGCGGGCAGTCCGAAACTTCCCGAAGACTGTGTCAATGTGGAAAATTCCGGCACCACCATGCGCATGGCCCTGGGCACCGCCGCGCTGCTGCGCGGGCCGGGCATGACGGTGCTCACCGGGGACGCCCAGGTGCGGCGGCGCCCATGCGGGCCGTTGGCGGCGGC